One Cellulomonas soli DNA window includes the following coding sequences:
- a CDS encoding metal-dependent hydrolase, protein MGGHHALSGAAAWVAVTSTAPFAFGWHPVSPAGVIAGAFVCAGAALLPDADHGAATVARSLPPVSDLVCAAVEKVSGGHRRGTHSIVGVGLATALAALLGQVTVQTSSGQLAVGAALMSLLLVAFAARVWRLTGDGVVGPWFVAVSASVFVLFAAPDRTDWLPLAVGLGAGVHVLGDLLTTRGVPLLWPWMPRSPAWVRGVPGLRSVWRPSGRLSVPLLGDAGSVREWLLLVPVGVYAGIGVVDACVTGFGIDRPAVEAIVARFVGGSGA, encoded by the coding sequence ATGGGCGGGCACCACGCGCTGTCCGGTGCGGCGGCGTGGGTGGCGGTGACGTCCACGGCACCGTTCGCGTTCGGGTGGCACCCGGTCTCGCCGGCGGGTGTGATCGCCGGGGCGTTCGTGTGCGCCGGGGCGGCCCTGCTGCCTGACGCCGACCACGGTGCGGCGACGGTCGCGCGCTCGCTCCCGCCGGTCTCCGACCTGGTCTGCGCGGCGGTCGAGAAGGTGTCGGGCGGGCACCGGCGCGGCACGCACTCGATCGTCGGCGTCGGGCTGGCCACGGCCCTCGCGGCGCTGCTCGGCCAGGTCACGGTGCAGACCTCGTCCGGCCAGCTGGCCGTCGGTGCGGCGCTGATGTCGTTGCTGCTCGTGGCCTTCGCGGCACGGGTGTGGCGGCTGACCGGTGACGGCGTCGTCGGCCCGTGGTTCGTGGCGGTGTCGGCCTCGGTGTTCGTGCTGTTCGCCGCGCCGGACCGCACCGACTGGCTGCCGCTGGCGGTGGGCCTGGGTGCCGGGGTGCACGTGCTGGGCGACCTTCTCACCACGCGCGGCGTGCCGCTGCTGTGGCCGTGGATGCCCCGGTCACCCGCGTGGGTGCGTGGCGTGCCGGGCCTGCGGAGCGTCTGGCGGCCGAGCGGGCGTCTGTCGGTCCCGCTGCTCGGCGATGCGGGTTCGGTGCGTGAGTGGCTCCTGCTCGTGCCCGTCGGCGTCTACGCCGGGATCGGCGTGGTGGACGCGTGCGTGACGGGGTTCGGCATCGACCGGCCGGCGGTGGAGGCGATCGTCGCCCGGTTCGTCGGAGGCTCGGGCGCCTAG
- a CDS encoding PH domain-containing protein → MPAEPPVGPAPGAADVVARHAGFRRYVLADERVVLAVRRHWARLAEPALTAVLGVAVAAFLADRAETVIGDPGVLVLWLGLLPVGRFVWRLLEWRIEWFVATDRRMLLLTGLVTHRVAMMPLHKVTDMSYSRSPVGQLLGYGEFVLESAGQDQAMRRIGWVVRPDETYRRLCATIFAPGQARGVPGLPGGPGGPAAAGSSASTGGAGGAAPGGGGGAADLREGVSVGRDGVSPVSSDPSGAVRLPPSFRPPSAEGGREGAPGASGRAGLFDVGDTQPLSIQVPPRAAYSGGGSPLSDPDDGPAWHVDGPRTPFVPVGSAADDADEPEDELGGTQEGPPERPGGPGTTDGEVRR, encoded by the coding sequence GTGCCCGCCGAGCCGCCCGTCGGCCCCGCGCCCGGCGCGGCCGACGTCGTCGCACGGCACGCGGGCTTCCGCCGGTACGTGCTGGCCGACGAGCGGGTCGTGCTCGCGGTGCGGCGGCACTGGGCGCGGCTCGCCGAACCTGCGCTCACGGCGGTCCTCGGCGTCGCGGTGGCGGCGTTCCTCGCCGATCGCGCCGAGACGGTGATCGGCGATCCCGGCGTCCTCGTGCTCTGGCTCGGCCTGCTGCCCGTCGGCCGGTTCGTGTGGCGGCTGCTGGAGTGGCGCATCGAGTGGTTCGTCGCGACCGACCGCCGCATGCTCCTGCTCACCGGCCTCGTGACGCACCGCGTCGCCATGATGCCGCTGCACAAGGTGACCGACATGAGCTACTCGCGCTCACCCGTCGGGCAGTTGCTCGGGTACGGGGAGTTCGTGCTGGAGTCCGCAGGGCAGGACCAGGCGATGCGCCGGATCGGCTGGGTCGTCCGGCCGGACGAGACCTACCGGCGGCTGTGCGCGACGATCTTCGCGCCCGGGCAGGCGCGCGGCGTGCCGGGGCTGCCCGGTGGGCCGGGCGGGCCCGCCGCGGCGGGGTCGTCTGCGTCGACCGGCGGAGCAGGTGGCGCGGCGCCCGGTGGCGGTGGCGGTGCGGCTGACCTGCGAGAAGGCGTGTCGGTGGGGCGTGATGGGGTGTCACCCGTGTCGTCCGATCCGTCCGGTGCCGTCCGGTTGCCGCCGTCGTTCCGTCCACCCTCGGCCGAGGGCGGACGCGAGGGTGCTCCCGGCGCGAGCGGTCGCGCAGGTCTGTTCGACGTCGGCGACACGCAGCCGCTGAGCATCCAGGTCCCGCCACGTGCCGCGTACAGCGGTGGCGGGAGCCCGCTGTCGGATCCGGACGACGGACCGGCCTGGCACGTCGACGGCCCCCGGACGCCGTTCGTGCCGGTCGGGAGCGCGGCCGACGACGCGGACGAGCCGGAGGACGAGCTCGGCGGCACGCAGGAGGGCCCCCCGGAGCGTCCGGGCGGTCCGGGCACGACGGACGGAGAGGTTCGCAGGTGA
- a CDS encoding metal-sensitive transcriptional regulator: MQLDPAEMTAVVNRLKRAQGQLAGVLRMLEEGRDCEDVVTQLSAVSRALDKAGFAIIATGMRQCLAGPEGEQTLDVARLEKLFLSLA; encoded by the coding sequence ATGCAGCTGGACCCGGCCGAGATGACCGCCGTCGTCAACCGCCTCAAGCGCGCCCAGGGCCAGCTCGCCGGTGTGCTGCGGATGCTCGAGGAGGGCCGCGACTGCGAGGACGTCGTCACCCAGCTCTCGGCCGTCAGCCGCGCGCTCGACAAGGCGGGCTTCGCGATCATCGCCACCGGCATGCGGCAGTGCCTCGCCGGCCCCGAGGGCGAGCAGACGCTCGACGTGGCCCGCCTCGAGAAGCTGTTCCTCTCGCTGGCCTGA
- the sqr gene encoding type III sulfide quinone reductase, selenoprotein subtype, translated as MTRRLLVLGAGTAGTMIANRMRRVLDARDWEITIVDKDDVHLYQPGFLFLPFATYRPDQVRRSRHTLLADGIDLVLAGVEQIDAGAGTVTLGDGRVLAYDQLVITTGTSPRPDQTPGMLGDLWRRDVFDFYTFDGAMALQRALQQLTGGRLVVHVTDMPIKCPVAPLEFVFLADAWLRARGMRERTELVFATPLSGAFTQPVAAERLGSLLADRDIRVETDYLVERIDEQGKALVSYDERRIDFDLLVTVPLNMGAEVITRSGLGDELGYVPVDRHTLRSRAYENVFVVGDAADLPTSKAGSVAHFAVETFVHNFPLLVEGREPVDAFDGHANCFVETGNGKGLLIDFDYDTQPLPGTYPLPWVGPMRLLTETRANHLGKLAFRWLYWNALLPGRPIPLPAHMSMRGKDTSLLAAA; from the coding sequence ATGACCAGACGTCTGCTCGTCCTCGGTGCCGGCACCGCGGGCACGATGATCGCGAACCGCATGCGGCGCGTCCTGGACGCACGCGACTGGGAGATCACGATCGTCGACAAGGACGACGTCCACCTGTACCAGCCCGGGTTCCTCTTCCTGCCGTTCGCGACCTACCGGCCCGACCAGGTGCGTCGCTCCCGGCACACGCTGCTCGCCGACGGCATCGACCTCGTCCTCGCCGGCGTCGAGCAGATCGACGCCGGGGCCGGCACGGTCACGCTGGGCGACGGGCGGGTGCTGGCCTACGACCAGCTCGTCATCACCACCGGCACGAGCCCGCGACCCGACCAGACGCCCGGCATGCTCGGCGACCTGTGGCGGCGCGACGTCTTCGACTTCTACACGTTCGACGGCGCCATGGCCCTGCAGCGCGCCCTGCAGCAGCTGACAGGCGGCCGGCTCGTCGTGCACGTGACCGACATGCCCATCAAGTGCCCGGTCGCCCCGCTGGAGTTCGTGTTCCTCGCCGACGCCTGGCTGCGGGCCCGTGGCATGCGCGAACGCACCGAGCTGGTCTTCGCCACCCCGCTGTCCGGGGCGTTCACGCAGCCCGTCGCCGCCGAACGCCTCGGCTCGCTGCTCGCCGACCGCGACATCCGGGTCGAGACGGACTACCTGGTCGAACGCATCGACGAGCAGGGGAAGGCGCTGGTCTCCTACGACGAGCGGAGGATCGACTTCGACCTGCTCGTGACCGTGCCGCTCAACATGGGGGCCGAGGTGATCACCCGCTCCGGGCTCGGCGACGAGCTCGGGTACGTGCCCGTCGACCGGCACACCCTGCGGTCGCGCGCGTACGAGAACGTGTTCGTCGTCGGCGACGCCGCCGACCTGCCCACCTCGAAGGCCGGGTCGGTCGCGCACTTCGCGGTCGAGACGTTCGTGCACAACTTCCCGCTGCTGGTCGAGGGCCGCGAGCCCGTCGACGCGTTCGACGGGCATGCCAACTGCTTCGTCGAGACCGGCAACGGCAAGGGGCTGCTCATCGACTTCGACTACGACACGCAGCCGCTGCCCGGCACCTACCCCTTGCCCTGGGTCGGGCCGATGCGCCTGCTGACCGAGACCCGTGCGAACCACCTGGGCAAGCTGGCGTTCCGCTGGCTCTACTGGAACGCGCTGCTGCCCGGCCGGCCGATCCCGCTGCCGGCGCACATGTCGATGCGCGGCAAGGACACCTCCCTGCTGGCTGCCGCCTGA
- a CDS encoding TusE/DsrC/DsvC family sulfur relay protein encodes MPETMLDGHRIHVDAEGFLTDPAEWDEELADVLAAQIGLTLTDAHWKALHFLRADFAQQGETATLRRVSTLGAIPVKELFALFPGKPAKKMAYVAGLPKPHGCV; translated from the coding sequence ATGCCCGAGACCATGCTCGACGGCCACCGGATCCACGTCGACGCCGAGGGGTTCCTCACCGACCCTGCCGAGTGGGACGAGGAGCTCGCGGACGTCCTGGCCGCCCAGATCGGCCTGACGCTCACCGACGCGCATTGGAAGGCCCTGCACTTCCTGCGCGCCGACTTCGCCCAGCAGGGCGAGACCGCCACGCTGCGCCGCGTGTCCACCCTGGGGGCGATCCCCGTCAAGGAGCTGTTCGCGCTCTTCCCCGGCAAGCCGGCCAAGAAGATGGCCTACGTCGCCGGCCTGCCCAAGCCGCACGGGTGCGTCTGA